A genome region from Actinobacillus arthritidis includes the following:
- a CDS encoding surface lipoprotein assembly modifier, protein MKSIPFILLVLPSTLLAETISTPKPIFFEDKADHLKPAEFVKSSTNLTADTPIFTPAEPANLDQTITALLVNKQWQALKPALDNYAKQANFDPILYRYAKGAMLRAEQDYDGAIELYQQILQAQPQLAYPRFDLGVMLFENKQYREAKQQLEQARKVLDPQMRPLVERYLQAMAERQNWQPDAELQYTQTDNVNNASSEREVEIGGLRFLKNEDSLPQKAHGFRYGLGASREINLSGNHFVAFEGRFSGVHYWDNQDYSEKSLYGSFGYRKHSALQSWGILPFFEQNWLASPRYSQNYGANIEFRRQLNRQWSFSANFNHTQKRYADENIAQRYNGYINGLSASLSYTVNPNWVVFSGVELSKDRTRDKAETSIRKGINLGTLVRYGDVVSRVSLRYVKRDFLADNFYFPKKRLDDEYSVNASLWHNQIQWQGFVPKLNYRYRKIDSNISAFYSRSGSEWFMTVEKSW, encoded by the coding sequence ATGAAATCAATACCTTTTATTCTTCTTGTGCTTCCCTCAACACTTTTAGCGGAAACTATTTCTACACCCAAACCAATCTTCTTTGAGGATAAAGCCGATCATCTAAAACCGGCGGAGTTTGTAAAAAGTTCAACGAATTTAACCGCTGATACCCCGATATTTACACCAGCCGAACCGGCAAATTTAGATCAAACTATCACAGCGTTATTAGTCAATAAACAGTGGCAAGCTCTAAAACCGGCATTGGATAATTATGCTAAACAGGCGAACTTCGATCCGATTTTATATCGCTATGCGAAAGGAGCAATGTTGCGTGCGGAACAAGATTATGACGGGGCGATCGAGCTTTACCAACAAATTTTACAGGCTCAACCGCAGTTAGCTTATCCACGTTTCGATTTGGGTGTGATGTTGTTTGAAAACAAGCAATATCGTGAAGCGAAACAACAGTTAGAACAAGCAAGAAAAGTCCTTGATCCGCAAATGCGACCGTTAGTTGAACGTTATTTGCAAGCAATGGCAGAGCGTCAAAATTGGCAACCGGATGCGGAATTGCAATATACACAAACCGATAATGTGAACAATGCTTCCAGTGAACGAGAAGTCGAAATCGGTGGTTTGCGATTCTTAAAAAATGAAGATTCTTTACCGCAAAAAGCCCACGGTTTTCGTTACGGTTTGGGAGCAAGTAGAGAAATAAACCTAAGCGGTAATCATTTTGTGGCATTTGAAGGACGATTTAGTGGTGTGCATTATTGGGATAACCAAGATTACAGCGAAAAATCGTTATACGGTTCATTCGGTTATCGTAAACATTCTGCATTGCAATCTTGGGGCATTTTGCCGTTCTTTGAACAAAACTGGCTCGCTTCGCCACGTTACAGCCAAAATTACGGTGCAAATATTGAGTTTCGCCGTCAGCTTAACCGCCAATGGTCATTTTCCGCCAATTTTAACCATACACAGAAACGCTATGCCGATGAAAATATTGCACAACGTTATAATGGTTATATCAATGGATTATCGGCTTCGTTAAGCTATACCGTCAATCCGAATTGGGTGGTGTTCAGTGGGGTAGAGTTGAGTAAAGATCGCACGAGAGATAAGGCAGAAACGTCTATTCGTAAAGGAATTAATCTTGGTACGCTAGTGCGTTATGGCGATGTTGTGAGCCGAGTCAGTTTGCGTTATGTAAAGCGTGATTTCTTAGCGGATAACTTCTATTTCCCGAAAAAGCGACTGGATGATGAATATAGTGTAAATGCTAGTTTGTGGCATAACCAAATTCAATGGCAAGGTTTTGTTCCAAAATTAAATTATCGTTATCGTAAAATTGACAGCAATATTTCCGCTTTTTATAGCCGATCGGGAAGTGAATGGTTTATGACGGTAGAGAAGAGTTGGTAG
- a CDS encoding factor H binding protein domain-containing protein produces the protein MAFDSHSQGTLTYNVDFAKKTGQGSIEGLEHIGRLTLDQGEIYKSASSGGMRARGRISADEWKNVRDTSGDYQLGFYGKNAEEISGRATLSQSPYGAWDSENNTYLSPTKSISDKVMSSDRHDMHGSGSFDIGFGGTRGEIKK, from the coding sequence GTGGCATTTGATTCTCACAGCCAAGGAACACTTACTTATAATGTAGATTTTGCTAAGAAAACAGGACAAGGAAGTATTGAAGGGTTAGAGCATATAGGTCGTTTAACACTTGATCAAGGTGAAATTTATAAATCGGCTTCCTCTGGCGGTATGCGAGCAAGAGGCAGAATTAGTGCGGATGAATGGAAAAATGTAAGAGATACTAGTGGAGATTACCAATTAGGATTCTATGGTAAAAACGCAGAAGAAATTTCTGGGCGAGCAACATTAAGCCAATCTCCTTATGGTGCTTGGGATAGCGAAAATAACACTTATTTGTCACCAACTAAATCTATTAGTGATAAAGTTATGTCGTCAGATAGACATGATATGCACGGTTCAGGTTCATTTGACATTGGCTTCGGCGGCACACGTGGTGAAATCAAAAAATAG